Part of the Natrialbaceae archaeon AArc-T1-2 genome, ACAGTCGACGTCATCGAGGAGTTGCTCGAACTCCTCGCGGATCGTCTTCCGGGCGGCGTGGGCGCGCGTGTAGTGTCGCCCGTTCAACCTATCAACGAGGTGTGCACCTGAGAGTAGCTTGCTCTTGTAGAAGGGGTGCAATTCGGCGCTCGTGGCCGCGCCTCGCCGGGCGAGTCCCGCCTGGTACCCGTCGTCGACGATTCCCCCGCGACGGTACGGTGCACCGCCTGCCCGCCAGTGCGTCGCCATCTCGACGGCGCTAATGCAGTTTTTGACGGCCTTGCCGTAGTGGAAATACTCCGAAGAGACGTCCCGGACGCTGGCGCCCATGTTAGATAAGTTGTCAATAGTCTCTGCAAACCGGTCGGCGACTGTCGACTCGACACCGTCGCCGATCCCCTCCGCTAACACGCCGATCGTCAGCGACGAGACGGACGGCGTCGACCTTGAGTCGGGGTCCCACGTCGGGAGTGTATACGCCTCTCTTCCCGCGGCTTGCAACGATGCGGGGTCGCGGGGATCCGTACCGGCGATGGCTGTGAGGACGCGCCCGGCGTCGGCGACCGTCTTCGTTAGCGGCCCGACGTGATCGAGCGTGTACGTGTTTTCGACGACGCCGGTCAGCGGGACGAGCCCGTACGTGGGTTTCAGCCCCGTAATCCCACACCACGCCGCCGGAATGCGTATCGATCCACCGGTGTCCGTTCCCAGTGCGGCCCGTACCTGGTCGGTCGCGACCGCGACGCCGCTTCCGGCGGAAGAGCCGCCGGCGAGTCGCTCTCGGTCGTGGGGATTGCAAACGGCACCGTCCGTTCCGGTCACGCCGTGGGGTGCGCCCGCGAACTCGTCGAGGGTCGTTTTCATCGTGATCGTCGCTCCGCTGGCGCGAAGCCGGCGGACGACCGTCGCGTCCGTCTGCGGACAGAACCCTCGCAGGACTTCCGATCCACACTGGAGTGGGATGCCTGCGACGGCGATGTTGTCTTTGACGCCGACGGTGAACGCCTCGAGTGCCCCGGAGTGGTCGGCAGGCGGAGGGACGTCGCAGGTGACGCTGCAGGCAGCGTCGGGGCTGTCGGTCCAGGTCCGCCCGTGGGTGTCGCCGTTGGCCGGCCTGTCGACCGGGACGTCGTCTATCTCGTCGATATCGTCGAGCATTTCGTTGACGAACTCGCAGACGTCGGCGAGTTCGGACTCGTAGAGCGTGACGTTGAACGCCTCGCCGAGTTCGACGAGTTCGGATTCGGATACTGATTTCATGGATGAATTCGTGTCGGTGGGTTCAGTCGTCGTCGTCGGTCGCAGTTATCTGTTCGGTTCGTTCGTCGCGAATCTCCTGCATTTGGGCCGCCGCGGCCTCGCGGACTTCGTCGACGTCGAAGCGCTCACCGTATCCGGCGTAGCTAAGCACGGCGATCACGATGAGGGTTGCGGCGGTCGCGGGAACGGCGGTCTCGAGCGAGCCCTGTCCGAGTAGTTCCGGTTCGCCGAGGACGACGCCCCAGATGAACACGACGGTTCCGCCGACGACGAAGGCCGGAAGCGCCGACTGGCGGGTGGTTTTCTCCCACAACATCGCGAGGATGCCGGCAAAGAGGATGGACATGACCCCCATTCCGAGCGTGTTGATAGCGACGATTTCGATTCCGGTCTGGGCGATCAACGCGGCGAAGACGCCGAAGCCGATGATCGTCAGCCGGGTCATCAGGACGAGGTGTTTGTCCGAGAGCCGCTTGCGGCCGCCACGGAGTGGGATGTAGAGGTCGTTGACGAACGTCGTCGCGCCGGCGAGGAGGAACGAGTCGGCGCCGCTCATCACCGCGGCGACGGAGGCTGCGAGCAACAGTCCGGCGAACACCGGCGGGAGCATTTCGGTGAGCGTCCACGCGAACGCCATCGAGGAGTCGATGTTTGCACCGTGTGCGTTGGCGATCATTCCCGCGGTCGCGGTGAGAATGCCGAACCCGACGATAACCGAGCCGGCGAGGAAGGTGCCAAGAATCGCGACTCGGCGACTCTTTGCCGACCAGGTCCGCTGGAGCATCTGCTGGTTCGCCCCGGCGACGGTGATGTACATGAGATACCACGAGCCGATCTGGATCAACCCGACGCCGAACCAGCTAAGATGTGGGTCCGGAACGCCGCCCGAGATGGTGCCCAGACCGCCGGCGTTACTCACCGCCATGGGGATCGCGATCACCATCCCGACGATGATGAGAACGCCGTGGAAGGCGTCGGCCCAGGCGACCGACGCCATGCCGCCGTAGGCGGTGATGGCGATGAAGACGGCGACGCTGACCCAGAAGGCAACGTCGAGCGGAATGTCGGTAGCGACCGCGATGATAGACGCCATACCAATGGTCTGGCCGGCGGTCAGGGCAACCTGGCCGATGACGGTGAAGATGGCCGCGAAAAACTGCGTGTATCGACCGAAGACGCGTCCGAGCAGTTCCGGCACGCTGACGACCTTGAACGAGTAAAGAAAGCCAATGAGGATCGTTATCGTTATCCAGGCGAGCCCCTGGGTCATCGCGTACCACTGTGCGCTGATTCCGTCGATGAACGCCTCCTGTGCGACGCCCATGATCAACCCGCCACCGACGAACGTCGCGAAGTAGGTCATCATGTAAACGAACAGTCCGAGATCCCGTCCGGCAAGCGTGAACGAGATATAATCCTCGCCGGCGTGGCGCCCGAACCACAGGGCAACGGCGATCGTCGCGATGAAATACAGGGCCATTGTGACGATTAACGGATCGGTCATGGTGTCAATGACTGCCATGGTTGTGTATGCCATACAATGTAAAATAAGATGGTAGATAATAAAACTTTCCACTGAAGTTGAAATACTGGCTATAGTATGGATTGATCTATTATCATATAATGGAACGGTTGTCAATAGTGACTGCTTCTCTACCGTTCGGCGAAGTACCGATCCGTCCGATCGGTGTGCCAGACGATGCTGCAGGTAGAACGATACGACGTAAACGCGTGCCTCCGGACTATAGACGCTCTGACGCGACGCGTCCGAGACCGATCACGACCGTACACGTCGTCGGAACGAGCTCGGTAGTCATCCGCTGGCCGAGAGATCGTCGAATGCTGATTTCGACATTCTTATAACGATGTAAAAGGCAGTTGTATAACGTAATTATGGAACGTGAACGACGCTCGATCGAACCCGATCGGATGCTCTCGGTCCTGTTCGTCGCATTGTTTCTGGGCATGGTAGCGACGGTGTGGGTACCCGTCGAGCCGATCGTTCTTGGCGTACCGTTCTGGGCCGGGAGCGCACTCGCGCTCATGATCGTCTCCGTGATCGCCGCCGGCTTTGCAGGCTGGTACTGCGGGTGGCCGAACTGAAATCATGACGACCGTTGCACTCACGATCATCGCGCTGTACGTCGTCGTTACGATCGCAATCGGCTGGTACGGCTACGTTCGGACGGGACACACCCCCGCCGAGTACTTCTTGGCCGGTGGCACCCTCGGGGTCGTCGTGTTCCCGCTGACGATGTTCGCGACGCTGATGAGCGCGTTCATCTTTCTCGGCAGCGCTGGCTGGGGATACGAACACGGGATGGGCTGGTTCGCGTTGCTCGGCGTCGAAGTGATCGCCGGCATTCCGCTGGCGCTTATCGGTCTCAAGGTCTGGCGCGTCGGGAAGCGATACGGCGTCATCACGCCGACCGAACTCGTCGGTCGGATCTACGACAGCGACGCGACCAAACTGGTCGTACTCGTCGTCCAGTTCGTCTGGGCCGTTCCGTACCTGGCGATCCAGGCGATGGGTGGCGGAATCCTGTTCGAAACGATTACCGACGGTGCGATGTCGTTCACACAGGGTGCAGTACTGATCTCCGTCGTCACGGCCGTCTACCTCACTCTGGGCGGCCTGCGAAGCGTCGCGTGGTCGGACGTGTTACAGGGGCTGTCGATGGTCGTCTTGCTGATCGCGGCGCTCGTGTGGCTCTACCCATCGCTCGAGCCCACGGCGGCAGCGCAGACGCTCGCTACGGAGACGGGACATCTCGAACCCGCGGGCGATCGAGGGTTCTTCACACCCGGGATCTGGCTGTCGTTCCTGCTGATGAACACGATGGCGATCATCGCCTATCCGCAGATGTTCCAGCGGTTTCTCGCGGCCGAAGACGAGCGCGCGTTTCGATCGCTGCTGGTCTGGTGGCCGATCATGGTCGTCGTTGCCGTGCTCGTTCCCGTGTTGCTCGGCGTCTGGGGGGCAGCGGCGATGCCCGGTCTCGAGGATCCGGATACGATCGTCCCTGCGCTGCTCGCCGAACACGCTCCACCGGTCGTGTTTGGAATCGTCATGGGTGGTGCGGTAGCTGCGATGATGAGCACCGCCGACAGTCTCGTGTTGACGCTCTCGTCGGTGGTCTCGCGCGACCTGTACCGGGACCACGTGAACCCGGACGCGAGTCCGGGCCGCGAGACGTGGGTCGGGCGCGTCACTGCCGTCGTCTTGCTTGCTGGCGGGCTCGTCCTCGCACTGGCTCGACAGGAGACGATCATCGAACTCGCGGTGTATTTCATTCAGGGCAACGCGCTCTTGTTGCCGGTGTTGATCGCACCGCTTTACTGGAGGCGCGTCACAGCTACTGGTGCCCTCGCTTCGGTCGCGCTCGGGCAGGGCTTTTTCGTCGCCGCGACGTTCGGACCGGTCCCGGCGGGACCGTTTATGCCGTTCGTCCCCGCCCTGGTGCTTGCCTGTGCCGGACTGCTACTCGGCTCGCTTCTCTCTCCCGAACCGGAACCGAACGAAACCGCTACGCTGTCGTTCGACCCGTAACGTACCCATGTCGATTCCCACTACACTCACGAACCCGTACGTACCGACGGACGAAACGCTCGACGAATGGACGACCACGGTGATCGACACCCACTTCGATCCCGAGACGGGGACGCCGTACTGGCTCGAGTGGCAATCCGACGCCGGTATCGACGTCCGCTCCGCCGTCGGCGGATTCGACGATCTGCGGACCGTCTTCGAGCCGTTCGACGAGGACGTCCTGCGGACGCTCCCGGTCGAGGAGTTTTCCCCGAACGGCCTCTCGGGCGACCGCCGAGTCTACGAGACCGGCGGTACCACCGGCGAGCCCAAGCGCATTCTCATGTGTGAGTACTGGCGACAGCAGGCCCGCTGGACGGCGAACGTACTCGAGGAGTGGACGTTTCCGCGTGGCAACGTCCTCGGGCTAGCTCCGCCCGGCGGTGCCAACAACGCGGGGACGTTCGTCCAGCACCTGGCTCACGAGTGGGGTCGGCTCCCGTTTCACGTGACCATGGATCCCCGGTGGGTGAAACGGCTCTCGAGACGACGCGACGCGAGCGAGTTCGACGCCTACCTCGAACACCTCTGTGACCAGGCCGAACGGATCCTCACCAGTCAGGACGTTCGAGTGCTATTTACGACCGCGCGGCTGCTCGAGCGACCGCGCGTGCGCGACCTCGTCGCCGAGTCGTCGATCGAGGGGATCGTCCACGGCGGCACGGCACTCGACCGCGACACCCATCGCATCTTCCGGGACGAGTGGTACAGCGACGTCACCCTCGTCGGCGAGTATGGGAATACGCTCGTGGGCGTCGCCCCCGAGGTGCCGCCCTCGTTCGGATCGCCAACCGATCGCGACTATCACCTCGATTACGTCCCCTGTTACCCCTACTTCGTCACCGAGATCGTCGACTCGGACGGCGAGCCCGTCGCCTACGGCGAGCGTGGAACGGTCCGGCCGACGGTGCTCACCGAGGAGTGTTTCCTCCCGCTGTTACCCGAGCGGGATACGGCAGCACGGATCCGCGGTGAGGGCGACTTCGGGTGGGACTGGGTCCGAACCCCGACGACCGGCGAACACGCCGCTGACAGCGCCGTGGAGGGGGTCTACTAAGATGCAACCGAGGTGACCTACGCATGTTACCACTGCTCTCGCTCGAGGAACGTGAGACGGCCCGAAGCGACCCCATCGACGGAATCGACGGCACGGTCTGTGACGTCGCCCGAACACCTCGCGTTCGCGTACACGATGCGCTCACGACGGCCCGTGAGGACGGTTTCGAGACGTTACAGGAGATCGCAGTCCGTGACCTCTTAGAGCGTCTCGCGACCGCGGGCCAGCTCTTCTTCGGACGGGGCGTTCCCGCACACAGCGGCGAGCTCCCGCCGTTCGAACGCTACCAGCGGCGAGTCGTCGCAGCGACCGGTATGCCGGCCGGGTGGGTCCGGACGGCCGCTCACTGGATCGCGTTCGGTCTCCGACACCTATCTGAATCGTTACGGGCCCAGTCTCCGACCGGCGGGCTCGAGGTCTACGACGATC contains:
- a CDS encoding amidase translates to MKSVSESELVELGEAFNVTLYESELADVCEFVNEMLDDIDEIDDVPVDRPANGDTHGRTWTDSPDAACSVTCDVPPPADHSGALEAFTVGVKDNIAVAGIPLQCGSEVLRGFCPQTDATVVRRLRASGATITMKTTLDEFAGAPHGVTGTDGAVCNPHDRERLAGGSSAGSGVAVATDQVRAALGTDTGGSIRIPAAWCGITGLKPTYGLVPLTGVVENTYTLDHVGPLTKTVADAGRVLTAIAGTDPRDPASLQAAGREAYTLPTWDPDSRSTPSVSSLTIGVLAEGIGDGVESTVADRFAETIDNLSNMGASVRDVSSEYFHYGKAVKNCISAVEMATHWRAGGAPYRRGGIVDDGYQAGLARRGAATSAELHPFYKSKLLSGAHLVDRLNGRHYTRAHAARKTIREEFEQLLDDVDCLLLPTMPDVPPRVENAFETTIDYARNTRIANVTGFPAITIPHTLEDPDRLPTGLQLVAGPYDDQRLLEVAHTIESAITDRSDENKTA
- a CDS encoding sodium:solute symporter family protein, translating into MAYTTMAVIDTMTDPLIVTMALYFIATIAVALWFGRHAGEDYISFTLAGRDLGLFVYMMTYFATFVGGGLIMGVAQEAFIDGISAQWYAMTQGLAWITITILIGFLYSFKVVSVPELLGRVFGRYTQFFAAIFTVIGQVALTAGQTIGMASIIAVATDIPLDVAFWVSVAVFIAITAYGGMASVAWADAFHGVLIIVGMVIAIPMAVSNAGGLGTISGGVPDPHLSWFGVGLIQIGSWYLMYITVAGANQQMLQRTWSAKSRRVAILGTFLAGSVIVGFGILTATAGMIANAHGANIDSSMAFAWTLTEMLPPVFAGLLLAASVAAVMSGADSFLLAGATTFVNDLYIPLRGGRKRLSDKHLVLMTRLTIIGFGVFAALIAQTGIEIVAINTLGMGVMSILFAGILAMLWEKTTRQSALPAFVVGGTVVFIWGVVLGEPELLGQGSLETAVPATAATLIVIAVLSYAGYGERFDVDEVREAAAAQMQEIRDERTEQITATDDDD
- a CDS encoding sodium:solute symporter family protein — protein: MTTVALTIIALYVVVTIAIGWYGYVRTGHTPAEYFLAGGTLGVVVFPLTMFATLMSAFIFLGSAGWGYEHGMGWFALLGVEVIAGIPLALIGLKVWRVGKRYGVITPTELVGRIYDSDATKLVVLVVQFVWAVPYLAIQAMGGGILFETITDGAMSFTQGAVLISVVTAVYLTLGGLRSVAWSDVLQGLSMVVLLIAALVWLYPSLEPTAAAQTLATETGHLEPAGDRGFFTPGIWLSFLLMNTMAIIAYPQMFQRFLAAEDERAFRSLLVWWPIMVVVAVLVPVLLGVWGAAAMPGLEDPDTIVPALLAEHAPPVVFGIVMGGAVAAMMSTADSLVLTLSSVVSRDLYRDHVNPDASPGRETWVGRVTAVVLLAGGLVLALARQETIIELAVYFIQGNALLLPVLIAPLYWRRVTATGALASVALGQGFFVAATFGPVPAGPFMPFVPALVLACAGLLLGSLLSPEPEPNETATLSFDP